In the Leptotrichia sp. oral taxon 847 genome, one interval contains:
- the gmk gene encoding guanylate kinase produces MKGKLVVVSGPSGSGKSTVTKLVKDRLNIPLSISATTRKPRNGEIDGKDYYFLTKEEFQKKIKNDEFYEFANVHGNYYGTLKKTVEENLEKGLNVILEIDVQGALIVKEKKKDAVLVFFKTENLEVLENRLRNRKTDSEEVIELRLKNAKKELEYEKKYDYVIVNKNIEESCNELINIINL; encoded by the coding sequence ATGAAAGGGAAATTGGTTGTTGTATCAGGACCATCTGGGTCAGGAAAATCAACAGTTACAAAACTAGTAAAAGATAGATTGAATATTCCACTTTCAATTTCTGCAACTACGAGAAAACCTAGAAATGGGGAAATTGACGGGAAAGATTATTATTTTTTGACAAAAGAAGAATTTCAAAAAAAAATAAAAAATGATGAGTTTTATGAATTTGCAAATGTCCATGGAAATTATTACGGGACACTAAAAAAAACAGTGGAAGAAAATTTGGAAAAAGGACTTAATGTCATTTTGGAAATTGATGTCCAAGGTGCATTAATTGTAAAAGAAAAGAAAAAAGACGCGGTTTTAGTTTTTTTTAAGACAGAAAATTTAGAAGTTTTGGAAAATAGACTTAGAAATAGAAAGACGGATAGCGAAGAAGTTATTGAGTTAAGGTTAAAAAATGCCAAAAAAGAACTTGAATACGAAAAAAAATATGATTATGTAATCGTAAATAAAAATATTGAAGAGTCGTGCAATGAGTTAATAAATATTATAAATTTATAA
- the rpoZ gene encoding DNA-directed RNA polymerase subunit omega, translated as MKKEKITIDELLEKVPNKYELAIVAGKIAKVELKKDKAKFEVMDEVFSDIMNDEVEIIYNDNKKIEDEEI; from the coding sequence ATGAAAAAAGAAAAAATAACTATAGATGAATTATTGGAAAAAGTACCAAATAAATATGAATTGGCAATTGTTGCAGGAAAAATTGCAAAAGTTGAATTGAAAAAAGATAAAGCAAAATTTGAAGTAATGGATGAAGTTTTTTCAGATATCATGAATGATGAAGTTGAAATTATTTATAACGACAACAAAAAAATAGAAGATGAAGAAATTTAA
- the dnaG gene encoding DNA primase → MYEKKEIQKLIDSLDIVEVISEYVNLKKSGSGYKGLSPFKDERTPSFSVDPIKNIFFDFSSGVGGNVIKFYQLINDVSFPQAMEELSQKYNIPLRKSNFGNNYEVSQDKYKEYYEILNSAYEFFKNAIEENDKALKYMKERGFLPEDIKKFEIGFSLNEKDELFKYLIKKNFSEEKILELGLVKRNETGAVYDTFRNRIMFPIYNPQNKIVGFGGRIIEKDTDLPKYLNSADSVVFKKGRELFGLKNRGEAIKRKGFAMLMEGYLDVLTVKKYGFETAVASLGTAFTEEQANLLKKYTKNIIIAYDNDEAGKNAIIRAGYILKKLNFDIKCLRITENVKDPDEFLRKYGKRKFVETLKKSVDFYDFLFQEFTKTLNIDEIASKRILVEKFKPFFETFENELDKELYIQKLSHEIGIEEKYLRQEFKNNKDFNNKNKKGNSYGTKSNYEIKVQYKKDKKDFYDDLEEQTIMYCIKYFDLEKEKTQMLTKKDLTNKFYSELFSKLKGINFDVANVSQMNKFDLTEEQKEKIFSLKISADREIEDEESYFKEIFKSWLRRDIKNIRKNMTREEKYKLKKEVEIELSKEFHTLEELKKIYKKFEEIRRPG, encoded by the coding sequence ATGTATGAAAAAAAGGAAATTCAAAAATTAATCGATAGTTTAGATATTGTGGAAGTGATTTCAGAATATGTAAATTTAAAAAAATCAGGTTCCGGATACAAAGGATTGTCTCCTTTTAAAGATGAAAGGACGCCATCTTTTTCAGTTGATCCTATAAAAAATATATTTTTTGATTTCAGTTCTGGAGTTGGCGGAAATGTAATAAAATTTTATCAGCTAATAAATGATGTGAGTTTTCCACAAGCAATGGAAGAATTGTCGCAAAAATATAATATTCCACTAAGAAAGTCAAATTTTGGAAATAATTACGAAGTTAGCCAGGATAAGTACAAAGAATATTATGAAATTTTAAACAGTGCCTATGAATTTTTTAAAAATGCTATAGAAGAAAATGATAAAGCGCTAAAATATATGAAAGAAAGAGGTTTTTTACCAGAAGATATTAAAAAATTTGAAATAGGATTTTCTTTAAATGAGAAAGATGAGCTGTTTAAATATTTGATAAAAAAAAATTTTTCTGAAGAAAAAATATTAGAATTAGGACTTGTAAAAAGAAACGAAACAGGAGCGGTATACGACACTTTTAGAAATAGAATTATGTTTCCAATTTATAATCCACAAAATAAAATAGTCGGTTTTGGTGGAAGAATTATTGAAAAGGATACGGATTTACCTAAATACTTAAATTCAGCTGATTCTGTTGTCTTTAAAAAAGGAAGGGAATTATTTGGTCTAAAAAATCGTGGGGAAGCGATTAAGAGAAAAGGCTTTGCAATGCTTATGGAAGGGTACTTGGATGTACTGACAGTAAAAAAATATGGATTTGAAACAGCAGTCGCAAGTCTTGGAACAGCTTTTACTGAAGAGCAGGCTAATTTACTAAAAAAATATACCAAAAATATTATAATTGCTTACGACAACGATGAAGCTGGGAAAAATGCCATAATAAGAGCGGGATACATTTTAAAAAAGTTGAACTTTGACATAAAGTGCCTTAGAATAACCGAAAATGTAAAAGATCCAGACGAATTTCTAAGAAAATACGGCAAGAGAAAATTTGTGGAAACTTTAAAAAAATCAGTTGATTTTTATGATTTTTTGTTTCAGGAATTTACAAAAACTTTGAATATAGATGAAATAGCTTCTAAAAGAATATTGGTTGAAAAATTTAAGCCGTTTTTTGAAACTTTTGAAAATGAACTTGATAAAGAACTATACATTCAAAAATTATCACACGAAATAGGAATTGAAGAAAAATATTTAAGGCAAGAATTTAAAAATAATAAAGATTTCAATAATAAAAATAAAAAAGGTAATAGTTATGGTACAAAAAGTAATTATGAAATAAAGGTACAGTATAAAAAAGATAAAAAAGATTTTTATGATGATTTGGAAGAACAGACAATAATGTATTGTATAAAGTATTTTGATTTAGAGAAAGAAAAAACTCAAATGCTTACAAAAAAAGATTTGACGAATAAATTTTACAGTGAATTATTTTCAAAATTAAAAGGGATAAATTTCGATGTGGCAAATGTTTCACAGATGAATAAGTTTGATCTTACTGAGGAGCAGAAAGAGAAAATATTTAGTTTGAAAATTTCTGCTGACAGAGAAATTGAAGATGAAGAAAGTTATTTTAAGGAGATATTTAAAAGTTGGCTGAGAAGGGATATAAAAAATATTCGAAAAAATATGACAAGAGAGGAAAAGTATAAACTAAAAAAAGAAGTTGAAATTGAGCTTTCAAAAGAATTTCATACATTGGAAGAATTAAAAAAAATATATAAGAAATTTGAAGAAATAAGGAGACCAGGATAA